From Pelagicoccus albus, the proteins below share one genomic window:
- a CDS encoding purine-nucleoside phosphorylase — MRHPYLPSISRFILSLLAVASFARAASAEDPIPVKVCVLAMYEMGEVTGDRPGELQFWVEREDLSNIFDFPMGHTPLRMSDDGLMVALTGGGVTHAATTITALGMDPRFDFSKTYWIIAGIAGADPQDASLGSAIWARWVVDGDLLYELDSREIPEEWPYGMIPLGGYEPNQLDTGWTVDNIAFQLNEGLVNWAYSLTKDIPLEDSPAMQEFRAQFKGYPNALKPPRVMMGDSLSSSTYFHGERLNHWANDWMKLHTEGKAEFVTTNMEDSGTLTALRRLADSGFVNYDRILVLRTASNFSMQPPGKDATWSATASYPDNGRPALEAAYKIGSAVAHELIDNWTQFGRRTPAAEAPKIKIKTVVVTMFEIGEDTGDRPAEFQYWVERYPLDTQIPFPQGYRDLRYNAEDGVLGIVTGIGTFRSASSIMALGMDPRFDLTDAYWLVAGIAGVDPNDMSLGSAAWAEWLIDGDLSHEIDPREIPEDWKYGYMPLRSAEYPWGPIPENDEGVRYRLNTKLVDWAYQLTKDVPIKDTKDMKAMREKYKGYPKAQKPPSVIKGDQLAAMTFWHGKMMNDWANEWVEYWTEGEGNFVTSAMEETGTMQSLTFLANAGKVDTDRVLVLRTASNFSMPPPGVTAAENLAGEKKGGYSAFIPSLEAAYDVGSTVVRELVENWDSYQDELPGSE; from the coding sequence ATGCGTCACCCGTACCTACCCTCGATATCTCGATTTATCCTCTCTCTGCTAGCGGTCGCTTCGTTTGCCCGAGCAGCGTCGGCAGAAGACCCCATCCCCGTAAAAGTTTGCGTCCTCGCAATGTATGAAATGGGCGAGGTCACGGGCGACCGACCCGGCGAACTCCAATTCTGGGTCGAGCGAGAAGACCTTTCTAATATCTTTGATTTCCCCATGGGCCACACCCCTCTGCGCATGAGCGACGACGGCCTGATGGTCGCGTTGACAGGCGGAGGCGTAACGCACGCCGCAACCACCATAACCGCTTTGGGGATGGATCCCCGATTCGACTTTTCCAAGACCTACTGGATCATCGCTGGCATCGCCGGAGCGGACCCTCAAGACGCCTCGCTCGGTTCTGCCATCTGGGCTCGCTGGGTGGTAGATGGGGATTTGCTTTATGAACTGGATTCTCGAGAGATACCGGAAGAATGGCCTTATGGCATGATTCCGCTGGGCGGATACGAGCCAAACCAGCTGGATACCGGCTGGACCGTGGACAACATCGCCTTCCAGCTAAACGAGGGCCTCGTAAACTGGGCGTATTCATTGACCAAGGACATCCCCCTCGAAGATTCGCCTGCTATGCAAGAGTTCAGGGCCCAGTTCAAAGGTTACCCCAACGCCCTAAAGCCGCCCAGAGTGATGATGGGCGATTCGCTCAGCTCATCGACTTACTTTCATGGCGAACGTCTGAACCATTGGGCCAACGATTGGATGAAACTTCATACGGAAGGAAAAGCGGAATTCGTCACCACCAACATGGAGGACTCTGGAACCCTCACCGCGCTAAGACGACTCGCCGATTCGGGGTTCGTCAATTACGACCGAATCCTGGTCCTACGAACGGCAAGCAACTTCTCGATGCAACCTCCCGGAAAAGACGCCACCTGGAGCGCAACCGCGAGCTACCCAGACAACGGGCGTCCAGCACTGGAGGCAGCCTATAAAATCGGCAGCGCCGTAGCTCATGAACTTATAGACAACTGGACCCAATTTGGCCGGAGAACTCCCGCTGCGGAAGCGCCGAAGATTAAAATCAAGACCGTGGTAGTGACCATGTTCGAAATTGGTGAGGACACGGGAGATCGCCCCGCGGAGTTCCAGTACTGGGTCGAACGGTATCCACTCGATACCCAAATCCCATTCCCGCAAGGCTACCGAGACCTGCGCTATAATGCTGAAGACGGCGTCCTTGGCATCGTAACGGGCATCGGAACGTTCCGCTCCGCATCCTCCATCATGGCGCTCGGCATGGACCCTCGCTTCGATCTTACCGATGCTTACTGGCTGGTGGCTGGAATCGCCGGAGTCGACCCGAACGACATGTCCTTAGGATCCGCAGCATGGGCGGAATGGCTCATAGATGGAGACCTTTCCCACGAAATCGATCCAAGAGAGATCCCCGAAGATTGGAAATATGGATACATGCCACTTCGCTCTGCCGAGTACCCTTGGGGGCCTATTCCTGAAAACGACGAAGGGGTTCGTTATCGCTTGAATACAAAGCTCGTCGACTGGGCCTATCAGCTCACCAAAGACGTGCCTATAAAAGATACCAAGGATATGAAGGCCATGCGGGAGAAATACAAAGGTTACCCGAAAGCCCAAAAACCGCCTTCGGTCATAAAGGGGGATCAACTCGCAGCCATGACCTTTTGGCACGGAAAAATGATGAATGACTGGGCCAACGAATGGGTAGAGTACTGGACCGAGGGTGAAGGCAATTTTGTAACCTCCGCCATGGAGGAAACGGGTACCATGCAGTCTCTCACCTTTTTGGCGAATGCGGGAAAAGTGGATACCGATCGTGTACTGGTCCTGCGAACAGCTAGCAATTTCTCCATGCCTCCTCCAGGAGTTACCGCAGCCGAAAACCTAGCCGGCGAGAAAAAAGGTGGCTACTCCGCATTCATCCCCTCCCTGGAAGCTGCCTACGACGTAGGGAGCACGGTAGTGAGAGAGTTGGTTGAAAATTGGGACAGCTACCAAGACGAGTTACCAGGCTCCGAATAA
- a CDS encoding solute carrier family 23 protein: MLDRWFKLKEAGVTVKTEVLAGLTTFAAMAYILAVNPSILSAAGMPLPAVITVTALAAALGCFLMAGFTNFPIAQAPGMGTNSYFAFVICIGAGLHWKTALALTFWNGIIFLLLSLTGLRKRLAEALPNGIKVGIQVGIGFFIAFLGLKSVGIVVGNDATLVTIGDIKSPASLLVLGGVALMTFLTLKRVAGALLITILAVTVVGMIIPSGDATITAIPDGIFSMPSGIGEVFLAADIMYPLAHFREIADVLLTLLILDLFDSIGTLVGLSRRAKLVDENGSMPKMGRALTADAIATITGSLLGTSTTTSYIESAAGIESGGRTGLTSVTTGICFLLALFFTPIILIVPAAATAPALVMVGIFMAQGLKELDFDDLSEVAPAFITMLMIPLTFSITEGIGLGLTLFTVIMILSGKFRSVPVLSHIITLVFIVYYIYK; this comes from the coding sequence ATGCTGGACCGATGGTTTAAACTGAAAGAAGCTGGGGTAACTGTTAAGACAGAAGTGCTTGCGGGTTTAACGACCTTTGCAGCGATGGCCTATATCCTGGCGGTAAACCCCTCAATACTCAGCGCTGCTGGCATGCCCTTGCCCGCGGTTATTACCGTCACGGCCTTGGCTGCCGCCCTCGGTTGCTTCCTGATGGCCGGGTTCACCAATTTCCCCATTGCCCAGGCTCCCGGTATGGGAACGAACAGCTACTTCGCTTTCGTAATTTGTATTGGCGCTGGCCTGCACTGGAAGACGGCTTTGGCTCTCACTTTTTGGAACGGGATCATCTTTCTACTGCTTTCTCTGACTGGGCTCCGAAAGCGGCTTGCCGAAGCTTTGCCGAACGGGATCAAGGTCGGAATCCAAGTCGGCATCGGTTTCTTCATCGCCTTTCTCGGGCTCAAGAGCGTGGGCATCGTGGTGGGCAATGACGCGACCTTGGTGACCATCGGCGACATCAAGTCGCCCGCTTCCCTGCTGGTACTCGGCGGAGTCGCTCTGATGACTTTTCTGACACTCAAGCGAGTGGCGGGAGCCCTGCTGATCACGATCCTAGCGGTAACTGTGGTTGGGATGATTATTCCTTCGGGCGACGCCACCATCACCGCCATCCCGGATGGGATCTTTTCCATGCCCTCGGGTATTGGCGAAGTCTTCCTTGCCGCCGATATCATGTACCCGCTGGCCCATTTTAGGGAAATAGCGGACGTGCTCCTCACCTTGCTGATCCTCGATTTGTTCGACAGTATTGGTACCTTGGTAGGCCTTTCGCGTCGGGCAAAGTTGGTGGATGAAAACGGTTCTATGCCGAAGATGGGCCGTGCCCTAACAGCGGATGCGATTGCCACGATAACCGGTTCTTTGCTCGGTACTTCCACTACGACCTCCTACATCGAGTCAGCGGCCGGTATCGAGTCGGGAGGTCGCACTGGTTTGACTTCGGTGACCACGGGAATCTGCTTTCTGTTGGCTCTCTTTTTCACCCCCATTATCCTAATTGTTCCCGCTGCGGCGACAGCTCCGGCGCTAGTCATGGTCGGCATCTTTATGGCTCAAGGGCTGAAAGAACTGGATTTCGATGATTTGTCGGAAGTGGCTCCGGCTTTCATCACCATGCTGATGATTCCGCTTACTTTCAGCATCACGGAAGGAATTGGACTTGGGTTAACGCTATTTACGGTCATAATGATTCTGTCTGGTAAGTTCAGGAGCGTTCCTGTTCTCAGCCACATAATCACCCTCGTATTCATTGTATATTACATCTACAAATGA
- a CDS encoding adenosine deaminase family protein: protein MNPEEPDSSFSRRNFLARSILAGGALGLAAGRLESKPITPAANFEGKRSHRSKSLAPKAKRAPIGQLFETIKKEASREDLYRFLYAMPKGGDLHHHFGGGILPEMWWEVATDRSRNGDQEFYTRYKVSGYGMTSANFHRDSRNSMFWTTVSEHGYHKLSESEKGDFKALTALNEEEKGEWLSSVVLDREFEGRVEFFEYIWPRVSGLLGSIEVMTEVMVENMKRFAAEGVRYLEIQTGPWGWSDSSGRALTADEANQALKDRLTQPDALETGVTLRFQGIVIRFQPNAEDRVEAYYEFIDQNRDFWVGLNMAGREDDNRGYAARFTEVYDKMMRKYPGIGISIHAGEAEKRDTQIFDTLRLGATRIGHGINLYQDDETMQLMRCGKFLVEINLISNEVLGYVPDLDQHPFPIYLRQGIPVCLNTDDRGMWHSNMTDEYFVAVERFNLSWSEMESLGINSLAFSFLAEDEKETLLAEYEEDLNAFAEDCLKRGWKKVVAECEAVTYDYGSKKLGLNL, encoded by the coding sequence ATGAACCCCGAAGAACCGGACTCTTCCTTTTCAAGACGTAACTTTCTAGCTCGCAGCATTCTCGCCGGTGGCGCCTTGGGATTGGCTGCCGGCAGGTTAGAATCGAAACCAATCACTCCCGCGGCCAATTTCGAAGGCAAGCGGAGCCACCGCAGCAAAAGTCTCGCCCCCAAAGCGAAGCGAGCGCCTATTGGACAGCTTTTCGAGACGATCAAAAAGGAAGCGAGTCGGGAGGACCTTTACCGCTTCCTTTACGCTATGCCGAAAGGAGGAGATCTGCATCACCACTTTGGTGGCGGGATATTGCCGGAGATGTGGTGGGAAGTCGCCACGGATCGGTCCCGAAATGGCGACCAAGAGTTTTATACCCGCTACAAGGTTAGTGGCTACGGTATGACTTCGGCCAATTTCCACAGGGATTCCCGCAATTCCATGTTTTGGACCACAGTTTCCGAGCATGGCTACCACAAGCTTTCCGAGTCCGAAAAAGGGGACTTTAAGGCTTTGACCGCTCTAAACGAGGAGGAGAAGGGAGAGTGGCTTTCTTCAGTCGTACTTGATCGTGAATTCGAGGGCCGCGTCGAGTTTTTCGAGTACATTTGGCCGCGGGTGAGCGGACTGCTCGGCAGTATCGAGGTCATGACCGAGGTGATGGTGGAAAACATGAAACGCTTCGCCGCGGAAGGCGTTCGTTACCTGGAAATCCAGACAGGCCCGTGGGGGTGGAGCGATAGTAGCGGCCGGGCTTTGACTGCCGACGAAGCCAACCAAGCCCTTAAAGACCGCCTAACCCAGCCGGATGCCTTAGAGACAGGGGTGACGCTTCGCTTTCAGGGTATTGTCATCCGGTTCCAGCCAAATGCGGAGGATCGTGTCGAAGCTTACTACGAGTTTATCGATCAGAATCGCGATTTCTGGGTCGGTTTAAATATGGCAGGTCGAGAGGACGACAATCGCGGCTATGCAGCCCGTTTTACTGAAGTCTACGACAAGATGATGCGGAAGTATCCGGGTATCGGGATTTCCATACACGCAGGCGAAGCAGAAAAGCGGGATACCCAGATTTTCGATACACTCAGACTGGGAGCCACTCGCATCGGGCATGGCATCAATCTTTATCAGGATGATGAAACCATGCAGCTCATGCGTTGCGGAAAGTTTCTGGTAGAGATCAATCTCATCAGCAATGAGGTATTGGGCTATGTGCCGGATCTCGATCAGCATCCCTTTCCGATCTATCTCCGGCAGGGTATTCCAGTCTGCCTGAATACCGATGACCGGGGTATGTGGCATTCCAATATGACGGATGAGTATTTCGTAGCCGTCGAACGCTTCAATCTGTCTTGGAGCGAGATGGAGTCGCTCGGCATCAATAGTCTGGCTTTCAGCTTCTTGGCGGAGGACGAAAAGGAGACTTTGCTCGCCGAATACGAGGAAGACTTGAACGCCTTTGCGGAGGATTGCCTTAAGCGTGGCTGGAAAAAGGTAGTCGCCGAATGCGAGGCGGTCACTTATGACTATGGCTCGAAAAAGCTCGGGCTAAATCTGTAG
- a CDS encoding adenine deaminase codes for MSELLTRFSVAPLYQSTRVLADVASGRLAPDLIIKGGRILSVYTERLLEGREVWIKSGRIAAVAPAGSCRYSDVRTYDAQGGIVAPGLVDPHIHIESSMMTACAYAEGALLNGTTTIFCDSHEIGNVSDVAGIEWMLEDARRAPLNIYLTLPSTIPATNADMETCGGDLTADKAGMLFDKWPEIVALGEKMDFVPVCMGDPRSHSIIGEALKRGKPVCGHIYGREFVSAYAASGVTDTHEAIDRDIANDFLEAGIWVFLRGGPPTTPWHSLPEAIKAVTELGASHKRVCVCTDDRDADDLFEFGLDWVTRQAMVAGLSPAQAWSAGSLHPATRYAFDGDFGALGSGRRADVVLLNDDYEVQNTWYGGELVVEGGKVTPKLDEQLSTGRYVYPQEAYETVNIADELDLVATPPCSKSTVNILRTELPGIVTVHAKAEYDPDSSDWETFMASNDLCYLSVVERYGKSGEIGYGLLQNFGLKGGAVGSSVGHDAHNLVIAGTNEADMQLVAKTIKELRGGVVVVKDGEIVASVALPIAGLLSDKRAIDVAADTSELKKAWNEMGCTLPYMGFNLLPLSVIPEIRLTDKGLVLVPQMEIVPLFE; via the coding sequence ATGTCTGAATTACTCACGCGATTCTCTGTCGCTCCGCTTTACCAATCTACTCGCGTTTTGGCCGATGTCGCCTCGGGACGTTTAGCGCCGGATCTCATCATCAAAGGTGGCCGTATCCTATCCGTCTATACGGAAAGATTGCTCGAGGGTCGCGAAGTCTGGATCAAGTCGGGCCGCATTGCAGCCGTCGCTCCGGCGGGATCTTGTCGCTACTCGGACGTGCGGACTTACGACGCTCAGGGAGGCATTGTTGCTCCGGGCTTGGTCGATCCGCACATCCATATCGAGAGTAGCATGATGACCGCTTGCGCCTATGCGGAGGGAGCTTTGCTCAATGGCACGACAACCATCTTTTGCGATAGTCATGAGATTGGTAACGTGAGTGATGTGGCGGGGATTGAATGGATGTTGGAAGACGCTCGCCGTGCGCCGTTAAATATTTACCTGACCTTGCCATCCACCATCCCAGCTACCAACGCCGACATGGAAACCTGCGGTGGGGATCTGACTGCTGACAAGGCGGGAATGCTTTTTGACAAGTGGCCTGAGATTGTCGCTCTCGGTGAGAAGATGGATTTCGTGCCGGTATGTATGGGGGATCCCAGATCTCATTCCATAATCGGCGAAGCTTTGAAACGAGGGAAGCCGGTTTGCGGGCATATCTATGGTCGGGAATTCGTATCGGCTTATGCGGCTAGTGGCGTGACTGATACGCATGAAGCGATCGACCGTGATATTGCGAACGATTTCCTTGAAGCGGGCATTTGGGTTTTCTTACGAGGCGGACCTCCGACCACACCTTGGCACAGTCTGCCGGAGGCGATTAAAGCGGTTACCGAGCTAGGCGCTTCGCACAAGCGGGTTTGTGTCTGTACTGACGACCGCGATGCGGACGACCTTTTTGAGTTTGGCTTGGATTGGGTAACGCGTCAGGCGATGGTCGCGGGATTGAGCCCGGCTCAAGCCTGGAGCGCTGGATCGCTGCATCCAGCGACGCGCTACGCTTTTGATGGGGACTTCGGAGCTTTGGGAAGCGGACGTCGCGCAGACGTGGTTCTCCTAAATGACGATTACGAGGTTCAGAATACCTGGTACGGGGGAGAGCTCGTGGTCGAGGGGGGCAAGGTTACCCCGAAACTCGACGAGCAGTTGAGCACTGGCCGCTACGTGTATCCCCAAGAAGCCTACGAGACGGTCAATATCGCCGACGAGCTTGATCTGGTGGCGACTCCGCCGTGCTCGAAGTCGACGGTTAACATTCTCCGCACGGAATTACCCGGTATCGTAACTGTGCACGCCAAGGCCGAATACGATCCGGATTCTTCGGATTGGGAGACTTTCATGGCTTCGAACGACCTTTGCTATCTTTCCGTGGTCGAGCGCTATGGCAAATCAGGCGAGATTGGCTACGGTTTGCTGCAGAATTTTGGTCTCAAGGGTGGGGCGGTTGGAAGTAGCGTTGGCCACGATGCTCACAACCTTGTCATCGCTGGTACAAATGAAGCTGACATGCAGCTCGTGGCAAAGACGATCAAGGAACTCCGCGGAGGCGTGGTCGTCGTTAAAGACGGCGAGATAGTCGCTTCGGTGGCGTTGCCGATCGCTGGTTTGCTATCCGATAAGCGTGCCATCGACGTGGCGGCTGATACGAGCGAGCTCAAAAAGGCCTGGAACGAGATGGGCTGTACCTTGCCATATATGGGCTTCAATTTGCTGCCGCTTTCGGTGATCCCGGAGATTCGCCTTACCGACAAAGGGCTTGTTTTGGTTCCGCAAATGGAGATCGTGCCACTTTTTGAGTAG